The following are encoded in a window of Streptomyces sp. 11x1 genomic DNA:
- the mshB gene encoding N-acetyl-1-D-myo-inositol-2-amino-2-deoxy-alpha-D-glucopyranoside deacetylase, whose translation MTDLPSSGPRPGGHPSGVARRLLLVHAHPDDESINNGATMARYAAEGAHVTLVTCTLGEEGEVIPPGLAHLAPDRDDTLGPHRVDELAEAMKKLGVTDHRFLGGPGRYRDSGMMGVEQNERPGAFWSADVDEAAAHLVEVIREVRPQVLVTYDPNGGYGHPDHIQAHRVAMRAADLTPDPDYRPDLGEPWEIAKVYWNRVPRGVLLEGFGRLRRDLAEPGRLPFEWAASVTDVPGVVDDHIVTTEIDGTGFAAAKAAAMRAHATQIEVAEPYFVLSNRLAQPLLTTEYYELVRGRREGGGREGDLFEGISGISPEGRQNSPERQTFEKQQNGTAL comes from the coding sequence ATGACGGATCTGCCCTCCTCCGGCCCTCGGCCGGGGGGACACCCCTCCGGCGTCGCTCGCCGACTGCTCCTGGTGCACGCGCACCCGGACGACGAGTCGATCAACAACGGCGCGACCATGGCCAGGTACGCGGCCGAGGGCGCGCACGTGACGCTGGTGACCTGCACCCTCGGCGAGGAGGGCGAGGTCATCCCGCCCGGCCTCGCCCACCTCGCGCCCGACCGTGACGACACCCTGGGCCCGCACCGGGTGGACGAGCTGGCCGAGGCCATGAAGAAGCTCGGCGTCACCGACCACCGCTTCCTCGGCGGCCCCGGCCGCTACCGCGACTCCGGGATGATGGGCGTCGAACAGAACGAACGCCCCGGCGCCTTCTGGTCCGCCGACGTCGACGAGGCCGCCGCCCACCTGGTCGAGGTCATCCGTGAGGTACGCCCCCAGGTCCTCGTGACCTACGATCCGAACGGCGGCTACGGCCACCCCGACCACATCCAGGCCCACCGCGTCGCCATGCGCGCCGCCGACCTGACCCCCGACCCGGACTACCGCCCCGACCTGGGCGAGCCCTGGGAGATCGCCAAGGTCTACTGGAACCGGGTGCCGCGCGGGGTGCTCCTGGAGGGCTTCGGCCGGCTGCGCCGCGATCTCGCCGAGCCCGGACGGCTGCCGTTCGAGTGGGCCGCGAGCGTCACGGATGTGCCCGGAGTGGTGGACGACCACATCGTCACCACCGAGATCGACGGCACCGGCTTCGCGGCCGCGAAGGCCGCCGCGATGCGCGCCCACGCCACGCAGATCGAGGTCGCCGAGCCCTACTTCGTCCTCTCCAACCGGCTGGCCCAGCCGCTGCTGACCACCGAGTACTACGAGTTGGTGCGAGGCAGACGCGAAGGCGGCGGCCGGGAGGGCGACTTGTTCGAGGGGATCTCCGGCATTTCGCCCGAAGGGCGACAGAATTCCCCGGAACGGCAGACTTTCGAGAAACAGCAGAACGGAACGGCCCTGTGA
- a CDS encoding prolyl oligopeptidase family serine peptidase — MTTQPESSPRRHARTQRFSLGAPRAFSVAPDGSRVVFLRSSSGTDRANKLWVMDLGDGGGERVAADPGALLAGSSEELSAEERARRERLREGGAGIVGYATDAAVELASFALSGRLFVAELRAGTARELDVPGPVIDPRPSPDGRYVAYVARGALRVVGAEGDADLALTEEETGNVTHGLAEFIAAEEMGRSRGFWWSPESDRLLVARVDDTPVRRWWISDPAQPERDPRQVAYPAAGTANAEVRLFVIDLAGARTEVVWDRARYPYLAHVHWSAAGAPLILVQARDQRSQLFLAVDPDTGATRMVHADEDPHWLDLFPGVPAWSPSGRLVRVADEGGARVLAVGERPLTGPQLQVRAVLDVADADVLVSASAGEAAADPEIGEIHVYRVNELGVERVSQEPGVHSAVRAGGVTVLVSAVPGRAGAQAQVLRDGKPVATVASYAEDPGMSPRVRFTQGGARRVPCALLMPSDYDGVTPLPVLMDPYGGPHGPRVLAAHNAHLTSQWFADQGFAVVVADGRGTPGRSPAWEKEIDGDFTLSLDDQVEALHDLARSHPLDLSRVAIRGWSYGGWLAALAVLRRPDVFHAGIAGAPVTDWRLYDTHYTERYLGDPAKNAAAYARSSLITDEGLSAPAEPHRPLMVVHGTADDNVVFAHALRLSSALLAAGRPHEVLPLSGVTHMTPQEQVAENLLLLQVDFLKRSLGMG; from the coding sequence ATGACGACCCAGCCCGAGTCCTCCCCTCGCCGACACGCCCGGACCCAACGTTTCTCCCTCGGCGCGCCGAGGGCTTTCTCCGTCGCTCCGGACGGTTCCCGTGTGGTGTTCCTGCGGTCCTCCTCCGGCACCGACCGGGCCAACAAACTGTGGGTGATGGACCTCGGGGACGGTGGTGGTGAGCGGGTGGCGGCCGACCCGGGCGCGCTGCTCGCGGGCTCCTCGGAGGAGTTGTCCGCCGAGGAGCGCGCGCGCCGTGAGCGCCTGCGCGAGGGCGGCGCCGGGATCGTCGGCTACGCCACCGACGCGGCCGTGGAGTTGGCCTCTTTCGCCTTGTCAGGGCGGCTTTTCGTGGCCGAGCTGCGGGCCGGGACGGCACGTGAACTGGACGTTCCCGGACCGGTGATCGACCCTCGCCCCTCGCCCGACGGCCGATACGTCGCGTACGTCGCCCGGGGTGCGCTGCGCGTGGTCGGGGCGGAGGGCGATGCGGACCTGGCGCTCACCGAGGAGGAGACGGGAAACGTCACCCACGGCCTGGCGGAGTTCATCGCGGCCGAGGAGATGGGCCGTTCACGCGGTTTCTGGTGGTCGCCGGAGTCGGACCGGCTGCTGGTGGCGCGGGTGGACGACACGCCGGTGCGCCGCTGGTGGATCTCGGACCCCGCGCAGCCGGAAAGGGACCCGCGGCAGGTGGCGTACCCGGCGGCCGGGACCGCCAACGCGGAGGTGCGCCTCTTCGTGATCGACCTCGCCGGGGCCCGCACGGAGGTCGTGTGGGACCGGGCGCGTTACCCGTATCTGGCGCATGTGCACTGGTCAGCGGCGGGTGCGCCGCTGATCCTGGTGCAGGCGCGGGACCAGCGCAGCCAGCTGTTCCTGGCCGTGGACCCGGACACGGGGGCGACCCGGATGGTGCACGCCGACGAAGATCCACATTGGCTTGATCTTTTCCCTGGGGTGCCGGCGTGGAGTCCGTCGGGCCGGCTCGTGCGTGTCGCGGACGAGGGCGGCGCGCGGGTGCTCGCGGTCGGCGAACGCCCTTTGACGGGACCACAGTTGCAGGTCCGCGCGGTACTCGACGTCGCGGACGCCGATGTACTGGTCTCCGCCTCCGCGGGAGAAGCGGCCGCGGACCCGGAGATCGGCGAGATCCACGTCTACCGCGTGAACGAGCTCGGCGTGGAGCGCGTCTCGCAGGAGCCCGGCGTGCACTCGGCCGTGCGCGCCGGGGGCGTGACCGTGCTCGTCTCGGCCGTTCCGGGGCGGGCCGGAGCCCAGGCGCAGGTGCTGCGGGACGGCAAGCCGGTGGCGACCGTGGCGTCTTATGCGGAAGATCCCGGTATGTCACCGCGCGTGCGGTTCACACAGGGGGGCGCACGCCGCGTACCGTGCGCCCTGCTTATGCCGAGCGACTACGACGGGGTCACACCCCTACCGGTCCTCATGGACCCCTACGGCGGTCCGCACGGCCCCCGGGTGCTCGCCGCGCACAACGCGCACCTCACCTCGCAGTGGTTCGCCGACCAGGGATTCGCGGTGGTGGTCGCCGACGGACGCGGCACCCCCGGCCGCTCCCCCGCCTGGGAGAAGGAGATCGACGGCGACTTCACCCTCTCCCTGGACGACCAGGTGGAGGCGCTGCACGACCTGGCGAGGTCCCACCCGCTGGACCTCTCCCGGGTCGCGATCCGCGGCTGGTCGTACGGCGGCTGGCTCGCGGCCCTCGCGGTGCTGCGCCGCCCGGACGTCTTCCACGCCGGCATCGCGGGCGCCCCGGTCACCGACTGGCGGCTGTACGACACGCACTACACCGAGCGGTACCTGGGCGACCCCGCGAAGAACGCGGCGGCGTACGCGAGGAGTTCGCTGATCACGGACGAGGGGCTGTCCGCGCCCGCCGAGCCGCACCGCCCGCTGATGGTCGTGCACGGCACCGCCGACGACAACGTGGTCTTCGCCCACGCGCTGCGGCTGTCCTCCGCGCTGCTGGCGGCCGGCCGCCCGCACGAGGTGCTGCCGCTCTCCGGCGTCACCCACATGACGCCGCAGGAACAGGTCGCCGAGAACCTGTTGTTGCTCCAGGTCGACTTCCTGAAGCGATCGCTGGGCATGGGCTAG
- a CDS encoding dipeptide ABC transporter ATP-binding protein, translated as MTTTSTTAPPAEPILEVNGLVKHYPLTEGILFKKQVGAVKAVDGVDFALGRGETLGIVGESGCGKSTVAKMLVHLERPTAGSIRYKGEDVTKLSGRALKTVRRNIQMVFQDPYTSLNPRMTVGDIIGEPYDIHPEVAPKGDRRRRVQELLDVVGLNPEYINRYPHQFSGGQRQRIGIARGLALRPEIIVADEPVSALDVSVQAQVINLLDRLQGEFGLSYVFIAHDLSIVRHISDRVGVMYLGRIVEIGRDAEIYDHPTHPYTQALLSAVPVPDPEAREHRERIILFGDVPSPTNIPSGCRFRTRCWKARERCALEVPLLAVPAEFRLTTGPAAHDSACHFAEEKQVVPPEEPEDEQRDGRTVDRTDDQTDDQTNEAE; from the coding sequence ATGACCACGACATCCACGACCGCCCCACCGGCTGAGCCGATCCTGGAGGTCAACGGTCTGGTCAAGCACTACCCGCTCACCGAGGGCATCCTCTTCAAGAAGCAGGTGGGCGCCGTGAAGGCGGTCGACGGCGTCGACTTCGCCCTCGGCCGGGGCGAGACCCTCGGCATCGTCGGCGAGTCCGGCTGCGGCAAGTCCACGGTCGCCAAGATGCTGGTCCACCTGGAACGGCCGACCGCCGGATCGATCCGCTACAAGGGCGAGGACGTCACCAAGCTCTCCGGCCGGGCGCTCAAGACCGTCCGCCGCAACATCCAGATGGTCTTCCAGGACCCGTACACCTCCCTCAACCCCCGGATGACCGTGGGCGACATCATCGGGGAGCCGTACGACATCCACCCCGAGGTCGCGCCGAAGGGCGACCGTCGGCGCCGGGTGCAGGAACTCCTCGACGTGGTCGGCCTCAACCCCGAGTACATCAACCGCTATCCGCACCAGTTCTCCGGCGGCCAGCGCCAGCGCATCGGCATCGCCCGGGGGCTGGCGCTCCGCCCCGAGATCATCGTCGCCGACGAACCCGTCTCCGCCCTGGACGTCTCCGTCCAGGCCCAGGTCATCAACCTGCTGGACCGCCTCCAGGGCGAGTTCGGACTGTCGTACGTCTTCATCGCCCACGACCTGTCCATCGTGCGGCACATCTCCGACCGGGTCGGGGTGATGTACCTGGGGCGGATCGTGGAGATCGGCCGGGACGCCGAGATCTACGACCACCCGACGCATCCCTACACCCAGGCCCTGCTGTCCGCCGTGCCCGTCCCGGACCCCGAGGCCCGTGAACACCGGGAACGGATCATCCTCTTCGGTGATGTGCCCTCCCCGACGAACATCCCCTCCGGGTGCCGCTTCCGTACGCGGTGCTGGAAGGCCCGGGAGCGCTGTGCGCTGGAGGTGCCGCTGCTGGCGGTCCCCGCGGAGTTCCGGCTCACCACCGGCCCGGCCGCCCATGACTCGGCCTGCCATTTCGCGGAGGAGAAACAGGTGGTGCCGCCGGAGGAACCGGAGGACGAGCAGAGGGACGGCCGGACGGTCGATCGGACGGATGATCAGACGGACGATCAGACGAATGAGGCTGAATAA
- a CDS encoding ABC transporter ATP-binding protein: MLLEVRGLHVEFRTRDGVAKAVNGVDYGVDEGQTLAVLGESGSGKSVTAQAIMGILDMPPGRITGGEILFKGRDLLKLKEDERRKVRGAEMAMIFQDALSSLNPVLSVGDQLGEMFVVHRGMSKKDARAKAVELMDRVRIPAAKERVRDYPHQFSGGMRQRIMIAMALALEPALIIADEPTTALDVTVQAQVMDLLAELRRELDMGLILITHDLGVVADVADRIAVMYAGRIVESAPVHDIYKAPAHPYTRGLLDSIPRLDQKGQELYAIKGLPPNLMDIPPGCAFNPRCPMARDVCRTDVPPLYDVEPADGIRLSACHFWRECLDDHDIHDRPTG; encoded by the coding sequence ATGCTGCTCGAAGTGCGTGGTCTGCACGTGGAGTTCCGCACCCGGGACGGGGTCGCCAAGGCCGTCAACGGGGTCGACTACGGGGTGGACGAGGGGCAGACGCTGGCCGTGCTCGGGGAGTCCGGCTCCGGGAAGTCGGTCACCGCGCAGGCGATCATGGGCATCCTCGACATGCCGCCCGGCAGGATCACCGGCGGCGAGATCCTCTTCAAGGGCCGGGACCTGCTGAAGCTCAAGGAGGACGAGCGCCGCAAGGTCCGGGGCGCCGAGATGGCGATGATCTTCCAGGACGCCCTGTCCTCCCTCAACCCCGTCCTCTCCGTCGGCGACCAGCTCGGCGAGATGTTCGTCGTGCACCGGGGCATGTCGAAGAAGGACGCCCGCGCCAAGGCCGTCGAGCTGATGGACCGGGTCCGCATCCCGGCCGCCAAGGAGCGCGTACGGGACTATCCGCACCAGTTCTCCGGCGGCATGCGCCAGCGCATCATGATCGCCATGGCGCTGGCCCTCGAACCCGCGCTGATCATCGCCGACGAACCGACGACCGCGCTGGACGTCACCGTCCAGGCCCAGGTCATGGACCTCCTCGCCGAACTCCGACGCGAGCTGGACATGGGCCTGATCCTCATCACCCACGACCTCGGCGTCGTCGCGGACGTCGCCGACCGCATCGCCGTGATGTACGCGGGCCGGATCGTGGAGTCCGCGCCCGTCCACGACATCTACAAGGCCCCGGCCCACCCGTACACGCGCGGCCTGCTCGACTCGATCCCGCGCCTGGACCAGAAGGGCCAGGAGCTCTACGCCATCAAGGGCCTGCCGCCCAACCTCATGGACATCCCGCCCGGCTGCGCCTTCAACCCCCGCTGCCCGATGGCCCGGGACGTGTGCCGGACCGACGTACCCCCGCTGTACGACGTGGAGCCGGCGGACGGGATCCGGCTGAGCGCCTGCCACTTCTGGAGGGAGTGCCTCGATGACCACGACATCCACGACCGCCCCACCGGCTGA
- a CDS encoding ABC transporter permease — protein sequence MPEPQPEEPHVSGGQRVPEGGAIAATGQDGTMDLATTEGETLEKRLGNADAGGPADKARSLWSDAWRDLRRNPVFIISALVILFLVVISLWPSLIASGNPLKCDLSKAQEGAQPGHPFGYDGQGCDVYTRTVYGARVSIAVGVCATLGVAILGSVLGGLAGFFGGFSDSILSRITDVFFAIPVVLGGLVLLSVVTSNSIWPVIGFMVLLGWPQISRIARGSVITAKQNDYVQAARALGASNSRMLLRHITPNAVAPVIVVATIALGTYIALEATLSYLGVGLKPPRVSWGIDISAASPYIRNAPHALLWPSGALAITVLAFIMLGDAVRDALDPKLR from the coding sequence ATGCCTGAGCCCCAGCCGGAGGAGCCGCACGTGTCGGGCGGCCAGCGCGTCCCCGAGGGCGGGGCGATCGCCGCGACGGGGCAGGACGGCACGATGGACCTGGCCACCACCGAGGGGGAGACCTTGGAGAAGCGGCTCGGCAACGCCGACGCGGGCGGCCCGGCCGACAAGGCCCGTAGCCTCTGGTCCGACGCCTGGCGCGACCTGCGGCGCAACCCCGTCTTCATCATCTCGGCCCTGGTGATCCTCTTCCTGGTCGTCATCTCCCTCTGGCCGTCGCTGATCGCCTCCGGCAACCCCCTCAAGTGCGACCTCTCCAAGGCTCAGGAGGGCGCGCAACCCGGACACCCGTTCGGGTACGACGGGCAGGGCTGCGACGTCTACACCCGTACCGTCTACGGGGCGCGGGTCTCCATCGCCGTCGGCGTCTGCGCGACGCTCGGCGTCGCGATCCTCGGGTCGGTGCTCGGCGGCCTCGCCGGGTTCTTCGGCGGGTTCTCGGACTCGATCCTCTCCCGGATCACCGACGTCTTCTTCGCGATCCCGGTGGTCCTCGGCGGCCTGGTGCTGCTCTCCGTGGTCACCAGCAACAGCATCTGGCCCGTGATCGGTTTCATGGTGCTGCTGGGCTGGCCGCAGATCTCCCGCATCGCCCGGGGCTCGGTCATCACCGCCAAGCAGAACGACTACGTGCAGGCCGCCCGCGCCCTCGGGGCCTCCAACTCCCGCATGCTGCTGCGCCACATCACCCCGAACGCGGTTGCCCCGGTCATCGTCGTGGCCACCATCGCCCTCGGCACGTACATCGCCTTGGAGGCGACCCTGTCCTACCTGGGCGTCGGCCTGAAACCGCCGCGCGTCTCCTGGGGGATCGACATCTCCGCCGCCTCCCCGTACATCCGCAACGCCCCGCACGCCCTGCTGTGGCCCTCCGGCGCCCTGGCGATCACCGTCCTCGCGTTCATCATGCTGGGCGACGCGGTGCGCGACGCCCTCGATCCGAAGTTGAGGTGA
- a CDS encoding ABC transporter permease has product MGRYVARRLLQMIPVFVGATLLIFLMVNVMGDPIAGLCGDRECDPATAAQLRREFGLDKPVGQQYLTYMGNVFTGDFGTAFNGQEVTELMASAFPVTIRLTIVAILFEIVIGITLGVVTGLRRGRPVDTGALVITLVVISVPTFVTGLLLQLLLGVEWGWISPSVSSDATFDELIVPGLVLASVSLAYVTRLTRTSIAENTRADYVRTAVAKGLPRHRVIRKHLLRNSLIPVVTFIGTDIGALMGGAIVTERIFNIHGVGYQLYQGILRQNTQTVVGFVTVLVLVFLIANLLVDLLYAVLDPRIRYA; this is encoded by the coding sequence GTGGGACGGTACGTCGCCCGGCGCCTGCTCCAGATGATCCCGGTCTTCGTGGGCGCCACCCTCCTGATCTTCCTGATGGTGAACGTGATGGGCGACCCCATCGCGGGCCTCTGCGGCGACCGGGAGTGCGATCCGGCGACGGCCGCCCAGCTCAGACGGGAGTTCGGCCTCGACAAGCCCGTGGGGCAGCAGTACCTGACCTACATGGGCAACGTCTTCACCGGCGACTTCGGCACCGCGTTCAACGGGCAGGAGGTCACCGAGCTGATGGCCTCCGCCTTCCCCGTCACCATCCGGCTGACGATCGTCGCGATCCTCTTCGAGATCGTCATCGGCATCACCCTCGGTGTCGTCACCGGTCTGCGACGCGGGCGGCCCGTCGACACCGGGGCCCTGGTGATCACCCTGGTCGTCATCTCCGTCCCCACCTTCGTCACCGGTCTGCTGCTCCAGCTGCTGCTCGGCGTGGAGTGGGGCTGGATCAGTCCGTCGGTCTCCTCCGACGCCACCTTCGACGAGCTGATCGTCCCCGGGCTCGTCCTCGCCTCCGTCTCCCTCGCCTACGTCACCCGCCTCACCCGGACGTCCATCGCGGAGAACACCCGCGCCGACTACGTCCGCACCGCCGTCGCCAAGGGGCTGCCCCGGCACCGGGTGATCCGCAAGCACCTCCTGCGGAACTCCCTGATCCCGGTGGTCACCTTCATCGGCACCGACATCGGCGCGCTGATGGGCGGCGCCATCGTCACCGAGCGGATCTTCAACATCCACGGCGTCGGATACCAGCTCTACCAGGGCATCCTCCGCCAGAACACCCAGACCGTCGTCGGCTTCGTGACCGTCCTGGTCCTGGTGTTCCTCATCGCCAACCTGCTCGTCGACCTCCTCTACGCCGTACTCGACCCGAGGATCCGCTATGCCTGA
- a CDS encoding ABC transporter substrate-binding protein: MRGATHARWIAGAAAVALAATACGGDDGDGGSGSSDAGAVLSSSWGDPQNPLEPANTNEVQGGKVLDMIFRGLKRYDPKTGEAKDMLAETIETTDSQNFTITVKDGWTFQNGEKVTAKSFVDAWNYGASLKNNQKNAYFFEYIEGYDKTHPDDGSQQTADTLSGLKVVDENTFTVKLTQKFSTFPDTLGYNAFAPLPQSFFTDHDAWLAKPVGNGPYAVDSYTKGSQLSVRKWDDYPGEDKAQNGGVDLKVYTDNNTAYTDLMAGNLDLVDDVPAAQLKNVEADLGDRYINTPAGIIQTLSFPFYDEDWNKEGSDKVREGLSRAIDRDQITDTIFQKTRTPATDWTSPVLGEEGGYKKGLCGDACEYDADAAKRLIQEGGGLPGGQVKITYNADTGSHKQWVDAVCNSINNALDNDKACVGNPVGTFADYRNQITQRKMSGPFRAGWQMDYPLIQNFLQPLYYTNASSNDGKWSNADFDKLVDEANAESDTTKAVETFQKAEEVVRDNMAAIPLWYQNGSAGYSARLSDVSLNPFSVPVYDQIKVG, encoded by the coding sequence ATGCGTGGAGCCACGCACGCCCGATGGATCGCCGGCGCGGCGGCGGTGGCCCTCGCCGCGACCGCCTGCGGTGGCGACGACGGCGACGGCGGCAGCGGCAGCAGTGACGCCGGCGCGGTGCTCAGCTCCTCCTGGGGCGACCCGCAGAACCCGCTGGAGCCGGCCAACACCAACGAGGTGCAGGGCGGCAAGGTGCTGGACATGATCTTCCGCGGGCTGAAGCGGTACGACCCCAAGACCGGCGAGGCGAAGGACATGCTCGCCGAGACCATCGAGACGACCGACTCGCAGAACTTCACCATCACCGTCAAGGACGGCTGGACCTTCCAGAACGGCGAGAAGGTCACCGCCAAGTCCTTCGTGGACGCCTGGAACTACGGGGCGAGCCTGAAGAACAACCAGAAGAACGCGTACTTCTTCGAGTACATCGAGGGCTACGACAAGACCCACCCGGACGACGGCAGCCAGCAGACCGCCGACACCCTCTCCGGGCTGAAGGTCGTCGACGAGAACACCTTCACGGTCAAGCTCACCCAGAAGTTCTCGACCTTCCCCGACACCCTCGGCTACAACGCCTTCGCCCCGCTGCCGCAGTCGTTCTTCACCGACCACGACGCCTGGCTCGCCAAGCCCGTCGGCAACGGCCCCTACGCCGTCGACTCCTACACCAAGGGCTCCCAGCTGTCGGTGCGCAAGTGGGACGACTACCCGGGCGAGGACAAGGCACAGAACGGCGGCGTGGACCTCAAGGTCTACACCGACAACAACACCGCCTACACCGACCTGATGGCGGGCAACCTCGACCTCGTCGACGACGTCCCCGCCGCCCAGCTGAAGAACGTCGAGGCCGACCTCGGCGACCGGTACATCAACACCCCGGCCGGCATCATCCAGACGCTGTCCTTCCCGTTCTACGACGAGGACTGGAACAAGGAGGGCTCGGACAAGGTCCGTGAAGGGCTCTCGCGGGCCATCGACCGCGACCAGATCACCGACACCATCTTCCAGAAGACCCGCACCCCCGCCACCGACTGGACCTCCCCCGTCCTCGGCGAGGAGGGCGGCTACAAGAAGGGCCTGTGCGGTGACGCCTGCGAGTACGACGCGGACGCGGCCAAGAGGCTGATCCAGGAGGGCGGCGGGCTCCCCGGCGGCCAGGTCAAGATCACGTACAACGCGGACACCGGCTCCCACAAGCAGTGGGTCGACGCCGTCTGCAACTCCATCAACAACGCCCTCGACAACGACAAGGCGTGCGTCGGCAACCCGGTCGGCACCTTCGCCGACTACCGCAACCAGATCACCCAGCGGAAGATGAGCGGCCCGTTCCGGGCCGGCTGGCAGATGGACTACCCGCTCATCCAGAACTTCCTGCAGCCGCTGTACTACACCAACGCCTCTTCCAACGACGGCAAGTGGTCCAACGCCGACTTCGACAAGCTGGTGGACGAGGCCAACGCCGAGTCCGACACCACCAAGGCCGTGGAGACGTTCCAGAAGGCCGAGGAGGTCGTCCGGGACAACATGGCCGCCATCCCGCTCTGGTACCAGAACGGCAGCGCGGGCTACTCGGCGCGGCTGTCCGACGTCTCCCTGAACCCGTTCAGCGTGCCGGTGTACGACCAGATCAAGGTCGGCTGA
- a CDS encoding DUF397 domain-containing protein: MAQLRWQKSSYSEGGADTCVEIAAPTTSRPHLRESATPETVIATTPAALRAFLGGVKGGTLGRAPGRTG; encoded by the coding sequence ATGGCCCAGCTCAGGTGGCAGAAGTCCAGCTACAGCGAGGGTGGCGCCGATACCTGCGTCGAGATAGCCGCCCCCACAACCAGCCGCCCCCACCTCCGCGAAAGCGCCACCCCCGAGACCGTCATCGCCACCACGCCCGCGGCCCTGCGCGCCTTCCTCGGCGGAGTCAAGGGCGGGACCCTCGGCCGGGCCCCGGGGCGCACGGGCTGA
- a CDS encoding VOC family protein, with protein sequence MSPTPPAIHSITIDCTGDPYDLALFWSELLGRPLADDDKPGDPEALIADPSGGPRLLFVRVPEGKSAKNRLHFDLKPHGRTRAEEVERAIGLGARVIADHTRPDGGGWVLMADPEGNEFCVERGELG encoded by the coding sequence TTGAGCCCCACGCCCCCCGCCATCCACAGCATCACCATCGACTGCACGGGCGACCCGTACGACCTCGCCCTCTTCTGGAGCGAACTGCTCGGCAGGCCCCTGGCCGATGACGACAAGCCCGGTGACCCGGAGGCGCTGATCGCGGATCCGTCCGGTGGGCCGCGGCTGCTGTTCGTCCGGGTGCCCGAGGGCAAGTCGGCGAAGAACCGGCTCCACTTCGACCTGAAGCCGCACGGCCGCACCCGGGCCGAGGAGGTCGAGCGGGCAATCGGGCTGGGCGCCCGCGTGATCGCGGACCACACCCGCCCCGACGGCGGCGGCTGGGTCCTCATGGCCGACCCCGAGGGCAACGAATTCTGCGTGGAGCGGGGCGAGTTGGGATGA
- a CDS encoding HAD-IA family hydrolase, translated as MRTGSGGPVGDGTATTVLFDVDGVLLDTADAHGRVWQAWARERGLDPEAVWQATQGRRRADILRSLAPERDPAGEHQALDRLMAAEEPGIRAFDGAAGLLRALPPGRWAVVTSSRAEPTAARLARTGLVVPEVRVCAEDVSEGKPSPEGYLTAAARLGADPARCLVVEDAPAGVAAGLAAGCTVYAVASTHHPDELRGAHGCFGSLREAAEGVLRAVGGDRAR; from the coding sequence ATGAGGACGGGTTCCGGAGGACCGGTCGGCGACGGTACGGCCACCACCGTCCTCTTCGACGTGGACGGGGTACTGCTCGACACCGCCGACGCGCACGGCAGGGTCTGGCAGGCCTGGGCACGGGAGCGGGGGCTGGACCCCGAGGCCGTGTGGCAGGCCACGCAGGGGCGCCGACGGGCCGACATCCTGAGATCGCTGGCCCCGGAGCGGGACCCGGCCGGCGAACACCAAGCCCTGGACCGGCTGATGGCCGCCGAGGAGCCCGGCATCCGGGCCTTCGACGGGGCCGCCGGGCTGCTGCGTGCCCTGCCGCCGGGCCGCTGGGCCGTCGTCACCTCCAGCCGCGCCGAGCCCACCGCCGCCCGGCTCGCCCGTACGGGGCTGGTGGTGCCCGAGGTACGGGTCTGCGCCGAGGACGTGTCCGAAGGCAAGCCGTCGCCCGAGGGCTACTTGACCGCCGCCGCACGCCTGGGCGCCGACCCGGCACGCTGCCTGGTCGTCGAAGACGCGCCGGCGGGCGTCGCGGCGGGGCTCGCGGCCGGCTGTACGGTGTACGCGGTGGCGTCCACGCACCACCCAGACGAACTCCGGGGCGCGCACGGGTGTTTCGGGTCGCTGAGGGAGGCGGCGGAGGGCGTGCTGCGGGCTGTGGGCGGAGACCGTGCCCGGTAG